The following proteins come from a genomic window of Streptomyces sp. NBC_00539:
- a CDS encoding chloride channel protein, whose protein sequence is MPAGPPAESSDSAGPAAAPPDPLAIVRTRGYVAVLLISALLGVPIAAAAFGFLALVSELKKLVYDDLPKTLGFHGTPDWWAIPLLAVAGVLVALTIRHLPGGGGHKPAEGLKTGGTPSAAALPGVVLAALASLSLGVVLGPEAPLIAFGGGLAVGAVRLLKRDAPPSAVAVIGAAGSFAAISELLGSPLVGAFLLMEATGLGGPMMGVVLVPGLLSAGVGSLTLTGLGTWTGLGTYSLALTHVPPAGRPTLGEFAWAILAGALAALLGEAIRRASLSLQDLVERHRLALSVLMGAAVGVIALLYAVITDRPATGVLFSGEDALGPLLADSATYTAATLVALLVCKALAYCASMSAFRGGPVFPALFVGAAGGLALSHLPGLGTTAGFAIGVGAMAVAMLKLPMTSVLLASLLLGTEGLDVMPLVIVAVVVSYVGTLRLARRPAAPHGAGLQPATPAP, encoded by the coding sequence CCCGCTGCCGCGCCCCCGGACCCGCTGGCCATCGTCCGGACCCGCGGATACGTGGCGGTGTTGCTGATCTCCGCCCTGCTCGGTGTCCCGATCGCCGCCGCCGCCTTCGGCTTCCTGGCTCTCGTCTCCGAGCTCAAGAAACTGGTCTACGACGACCTGCCCAAAACCCTCGGCTTCCACGGCACTCCCGACTGGTGGGCGATTCCGCTGCTCGCCGTCGCGGGAGTCCTGGTCGCCCTGACGATCCGACACCTGCCCGGGGGCGGCGGCCACAAGCCGGCCGAAGGGCTCAAGACCGGCGGCACGCCCTCGGCCGCCGCGCTGCCGGGTGTGGTGCTCGCCGCGCTCGCATCGCTCAGCCTTGGTGTCGTCCTCGGCCCGGAAGCCCCGCTGATCGCGTTCGGCGGCGGCCTCGCCGTCGGCGCCGTCAGGCTCCTCAAACGCGATGCCCCGCCCAGCGCCGTCGCCGTGATCGGGGCGGCCGGCAGCTTCGCAGCCATCAGCGAACTGCTCGGATCCCCGCTGGTCGGCGCCTTCCTGCTGATGGAGGCCACGGGACTGGGCGGCCCGATGATGGGTGTGGTGCTGGTACCCGGCCTGCTCTCCGCCGGCGTCGGATCGCTGACCCTCACCGGTCTGGGCACCTGGACCGGCCTGGGCACCTACTCGCTGGCGCTGACCCACGTACCGCCGGCCGGCCGGCCCACCCTCGGCGAGTTCGCCTGGGCGATCCTGGCGGGCGCCCTCGCAGCCCTCCTCGGGGAGGCGATCCGCCGTGCCTCGCTCTCCCTGCAAGACCTGGTCGAACGCCACCGGCTGGCGCTCTCCGTCCTGATGGGCGCCGCCGTCGGGGTCATCGCTCTGCTCTACGCAGTGATCACCGACCGGCCCGCCACCGGCGTGCTGTTCTCCGGCGAGGACGCACTCGGCCCGCTCCTCGCCGACAGCGCGACCTACACCGCGGCCACCCTGGTGGCCCTGCTGGTGTGCAAGGCTCTGGCCTACTGCGCCTCGATGAGTGCTTTCCGCGGCGGTCCCGTCTTCCCCGCCCTGTTCGTGGGCGCCGCCGGCGGCCTCGCCCTCTCCCATCTGCCCGGCCTGGGAACCACCGCGGGATTCGCCATCGGCGTCGGTGCCATGGCGGTGGCCATGTTGAAGCTGCCGATGACCTCCGTACTGCTTGCCAGCCTGCTCCTCGGCACGGAGGGACTGGACGTGATGCCGCTCGTGATCGTCGCCGTGGTGGTCTCCTACGTGGGCACGCTCCGGCTCGCCCGGCGTCCTGCCGCACCGCACGGCGCAGGGCTGCAGCCGGCAACGCCGGCCCCGTGA